The window ACCGTGTTCGGGGTGTGGCGGCTGTGGCCACCGGCCGGGGAACCGCAGGTGAGTGAGGAGTTCGCCACCACCTTCAACCTCAACCACACCCAGGTCAGCGGCACCGTCGAGCTTGTCGACGCCACCGCCTGCTCCTCCCCCTCCACGGGGAGGGCCTTCGACGGCTCACCCGTCGTCCCCCTGGAGCAGTCCGGGCAGGAGTGTGAGCGCTCTCTGGTGACCATCACCTCCGGCCCCGACGAGGGGCGGCGCACCCAGCTCGTCCACTACGGGCTGCCCGGCGAGCCGCACCTGCGGGAGGGCGATGAGGTGCTGCTCACCGCCACCGACGGACCGGAGGGCACGACCTACACCTTCGGCGACTACCAGCGTGCGGTCCCACTGGCGGTGTGGGGTGTACTCATCGCGCTCATGATCGTGGTGTTCGCCGCCTGGCGGGGCGTGCGCGCCCTGGTCGGTCTGGTGGTCACCCTCCTCGGGATCGGGGTGTTCCTCCTGCCGGCGCTGCTCCACGGCCGGGAGCCGCTCGCGCTGGCGGTGGTCGCGGGTTCGGCGATCCTCATGGTGGTGGTGCCGCTCGTCCACGGAGTGAACTGGAAGTCCGCCTCCGCGTTGGCGGGCACGCTCATCGCCCTGGCGGTGGCCGCCGGGCTGGCGCGGGCCGCCATCGGCACGACCCACCTGCGCGGCCTGGGTTCCGACGACAACCTCACCATCCTGCTCTACCTGCCGGACGTGTCCATCGTCGGTCTGCTGCTGTGCGGATTCATCATCGGCGCCCTCGGCGTGCTCAACGACGTCACGGTCGCCCAGTCCTCCACCGTCAACGAACTGGCGGACCTCGACCCCGACGCCTCCCCGTGGCGTCTGTTCCTCGGCGCGATGAAGGTCGGGCGCGACCACATCTCCTCGATGGTGTACACCCTGGTGCTCACCTACACGGGTGCGGTGCTGCCGATGCTCCTGCTCATCTCCGTGGCGCAGCGCCCGCTCACGCAGACGCTCACCAGCGACATCGTCGCCACGGAGCTGCTGCGCTCCGGCATCGGCGCCCTGGCGCTCACCCTCGCCGTGCCGCTGACCACGCTCATTGCGGCGTGGACGGTGCCGGAGAGGGCCGGGCGGGCGTCGACAGGCGTCTAGAGGGTGCGGCCCAGGGCGTGGATGTTCCAGCCGGCGGCCTGCCACTTGTCGACGTCGAGCACGTTGCGCCCGTCGATGATCGTGCGACGCTGCACGAGCTCACCGACGACCTCCGGGTCGAGGTCCCGGAACTGCTGCCACTCCGTGGCGAGCACGACCAGCTCCGCACCCTCGAGGGCCTCCTCGACGGAGTCGGTGTAGCCGAGCGTCGGGAAGACCTTGCGGGCGTTGTCCATGGCCTTCGGGTCGTAGACGGAAACCTCGGCGCCCGCCAGGGACAGGGAACCCGCCACCGACAGCGCCGGCGAGTCGCGCACGTCGTCCGAGTTCGGCTTGAACGCCGCGCCGAGGACGGTGATGCGGTGGCCGAGCAGGTTGCCGTCGCACAGCTCACGGGCCAGCTGCACGACACGGTCGCGGCGGCGCATGTTGATGGTGTCGACCTCACGCAGGAAGGTCAGTGCCTGGTCGGCGCCCAGCTCACCGGCACGCGCCATGAAGGCCCGGATGTCCTTGGGCAGGCAGCCGCCACCGAAGCCGAGGCCCGCGCCGAGGAACTTGCGGCCGATGCGGTCGTCGTAGCCGATGGCGTCGGCAAGTTTGGTCACGTCGCCGCCCGCGATCTCGCAGATCTCCGCGACGGCGTTGATGAAGGAGATCTTCGTGGCCAGGAACGCGTTCGCCGACACCTTGACCAGCTCGGACGTCACCGTGTCCATGACCAGGAACGGGGTGCCCTCCGCGATCGACTTCGCGTACACCTCACGGGCGACCTCCTCCGCGCGGGTCTCACCGCGACGCACACCGAGGACGATGCGGTCCGGGGAGATGGTGTCCTGCACGCCGTAGCCCTCACGGAGGAACTCCGGGTTCCAGGCGATCTCGACGGTGGTGCCCGGCTTCGCCAGCTCATCGGCCAGCTTCTGCAGCTCATCGGCGGTGCCCACCGGCACGGTCGACTTGCCGAAGATGATGTGGTCACCCTCCAGCAGCGGCACCAGGTCCCTGATCACCGCGTACACGTAGGTCAGGTCCGCCGCGTAGGAGCCCCGCTCCTGCGGGGTGCCCACACCGAGGAAGTGCACGTTCGCGAAGTCCGCCGCACGCTGGTAGTCGGTGGTGAAGTCCAGCCGACCGGACTCCAGGTTCCGGGTGAGCACCTCCGGCAGGCCGGGCTCGTAGAACGGGACCGTGCCCTCGCTGAGGGAGTCGATCTTGGCAGAGTCCACATCCACGCCGAGCACCTCATGGCCGAGCTCAGCCATGCAGGCCGCGTGGGTCGCACCCAGGTATCCGGTGCCGATGACAGTCATACGCATACCGGTTATTGTTACTGCTCCCGAATGAACGCAGGCTGAACTGGGATTGAATGCCACTTCCGGGGGTAGAGAACGGGGGACACCCCGCCCCGGCTACTCCGCCGGGAAGTTCAGGTACGCCCGCGACGGCGTCGGACCCCGCTGACCCTGGTACTTCGACCCCAGGGAGCCTGTGCCGTAGGGCACCTCCGCCGGGGAACTCATCCGGAACAGCGCCAGCTGTCCGACCTTCATGCCGGGCCACAAGGTCATCGGCAGGTTCGCGACGTTCGACAGCTCCAGCGTGATGTACCCCGAGAAACCCGGGTCGATGAAGCCCGCGGTCGAGTGCGCCAGCAGCCCCAGGCGTCCCAGCGAGGACTTGCCCTCGAGGCGACCGGCGAGGTTCGGCGGGAGCGTGAACTTCTCCAGCGTGGAGGCCAGCACGAACTCCCCCGGGTGCAGCACGAACGCCTCCCCCTCCTCCACCTCGACGAGGCTGGTCAGGTCATCCTGCTGCAGCTTCGGGTCGATGTGCGTGTACTTCGAGTTGTTGAACACCCGGAAGAACCGGTCCATGCGGACGTCCACGCTCGACGGCTGGATGTTCGCCGGTTCGAAGGGCTCGATCCCGAGGTCACCGGAGTTGATGGCGGAACGGATGTCACGATCTGAGAGAAGCACGGTCCTGAGTGTACGTGACGACGCCCCTCCGCTGGCCCACTCGATCACATGTACTAGTTAGCGGACATTGATGTCCTGGGGGCCCGTTAATGTCCGGGCTGTTCCACCAGTTCCTGTCTCTCGAACCGAAAGGTCCATCATGACCCGTTTCACCCGCGCCCTCACCGCCTCCGCCCTCGCGCTCACGATGGTGCTCGCCCCGACCGGCGTCGCCCACGCGCAGTCCAGCTTCGGCATGTCCTCGGCGGCCACCCAGAACTCCACCGAGCAGCGCCTGCGTGCCGCCGCCGAGGGAGCGATGTCCCGCTCCGGCCACCGCATCAACGAGTCCGCGGCCCGCCAGGCGCGGACCATCCTGAAGCGTGCCCTCTCCGGGGACTTCATCTACTTCAACGGCCAGGCCACCTACTTCGCCCCCGACTTCAGCGGCGGCGCCGTCATCTACCGGATCCCCAACTCCGACGTCGAGCGCGTCATCAGCGAGCTCGAGACCGGCTCGGCGGACTTCTCGTTCTCCGCACCGAAGGGCTTCGCCGCGGGTTCCGACGACACCCACCACTACCTGGTGGAGTACACGCTCCTCTAGACCAGGCGTTTCCTGACCGACCCCACGCCAGTGCTACACTTGTCCGGTAGCTCGTCATGAGCGACTGCCGGCGTAGTTTAATGGTAGAACTGCAGCTTCCCAAGCTGCTGGCGCGGGTTCGATTCCCGTCGCCGGCTCGGTCTGGAAACAGCCCCCCACCTGGATTTTCAGGTGGGGGGCGTTTTTCCGTCTCAGGGTCGGGGTAGCAGGACATGGAGTGCGGGAAGTAGGCCGTCCTGGCGCAGGTCCGATTCCTGTCGCCGGCATCATTGCTTTCCGGGGCCCCTGTGCTCACCTACCGCAGGAGGCTCTCCGCCACGAGCGCGGAGGCCCGCACGGACCCCGCCGACCTCGCCGCGTGCCCCGCAGTCTACTGCCGGGCGACGAAGTCGGTGAGGTGCAGCTCGTTGGTGGGGGTCACCGGCGCCCGCTCCCGCACGGGTTCATCAGACACACCGGACGATCGGCTGCGGATCGTACCTGGTGGTGATGGTCTCCCGGGAGATCTCGTTGCCGGAGAGGTCCCGGATGATGCGGGTGTCGGAGGTGGTGAAGCCGGGGATGCCGCCCGAGGGGATGCAGTCGGAGCCGGAGACGGTCTGCTGGCGGGGCTGCGTCGGGGCCCAGCGGCCGCCGTTGACGGATTCGACGGTGACGGTCTTCACGCCGGTGAGTCGGACGGTGACGTCGCCGCCGCCGACGGCGGTCTCGATGCGCACCGGGTACTGCGAGTTGTTGCGGAACTGCAGGTCGATGGCGCCCTCGAAGACGGTGGCCTCGCGTCCCGCGGGGTAGCGGGAGATGTAGTAGCTGTGCGGGGTGTGGGCGACGTCCTCCATGCCGGCGAAGTAGGCGGCGTTGTAGAGGGTGGTGGCGAACTGGCTGATGCCGCCGCCGACGGCCTCGCCGGCGCGGCCGTTGATGATGATGCCGGACTCGACGTAGCCCTGGGCTGCGCCGCGGGGGCCGGTGTAGCCGTTGAGAGAGAAGGTGTCGCCGGGGGCGACGATCGCGCCGTGGACCACGCTGGCCACCTGCGCGATGTTGACGCCGGAGGCCGCGGAGTAGCCGGAGGTGGTGAACTCGCCGACGACCTGGTCGAAGGTGGCCACCTCGGCCATCTCGGTGGTGAAGGTGGCGGGCTCGTCCTCGTAGACGGCGTCCCACTCGCGGTCCGCGGCGTCGGCGGACAGGAGACGCTTCTCGACGCCCTCGAGCGTCGTCTCCCAGTCGAGCTTCACGCCGTCGACGCTGGGGGTGATCTGGCGGGAGCCACCGGAGAAGTTGATCTGTGCGTTCTGCTTCTTCGCCTCGGTGTCGGCGAGGGTCTCGTTGAGGATCGCCTGCGCGGCCTCGAGGTCGAGCTCGGTGCGCAGGGCGCGTCCCTCGGGGACGAAGGTGACCACCTCGCCCATGCGGGCGGGTTCGATGACGCCGTCGATGTCGTCGCGTCCGTGGAGGGTGAGCGGGCCGGACACCGCGGCGGCGGCGTCGCCCTCGGCGGCGGCCTGCACGGCATCCCTGCCGATGGCGGGCGGGGTGATGTCGGCGTCAACCTCGACGCCGCTGGGGTCGAGCCAGTCGGTGGTCACGCGTTCCCGCAGCTGGGCGGGGTCGATCTCCTGGCCGTTGACGGGGTCGGTGACGTCCACGCGGCCGTCGGCAAGCGTGACCACGCCGTCGGCCGGCTCGGCGGTGAGGTCCGCGTGCAGTCGTTCCAGCTCGGGGGCGAGGGCGGCGTCGTCGACCAGGGAGACGATCTCGGCCTCGCGGCCGGACCCGAGGATCCCCTCCAGGCGGGGGAAGGGGTTGAGCGGTTCGGTGCCAATCTGGGCGACCGTGTCCGCGAAGTCGATGCTCAGTCCGGCGGAGGCCGGGATGAACTCGGTCTCCCGGTCGCCGGCCTCCACGCGGACCGGCTGGTTGACCGTGTCGCCGAGCTCGCGTTCCAGGGCAGCCTGAGCCTCGGCGGGGCTCATCCCGCCGATGTCGACGCCGCCGACGGTCGTGCCGCGCGGCACGTCACCCTTAGTCAGGGCGTAGTCGACGCCGTAGACGATTCCGAGGAGCGCGAAGAGTCCCACGACCACCCCGAGGGCGATCCTGAGTCCATTTCCACCCTTGTCCTGGCTGTTTGACTGACTCACAAGTCACACATTAGTGGCCGGGGTCATCTTTGCCTACTTTCGGCGGCCTACCGACCGGTCATTCACGCACCGGTGCGCAGGAGCTGAAGCTGGACGCGGTAGGCGGCCTCGTCGAGACGCTCCGTGGGGATCTCCCCGCGCGTGACGGCCTCGTCGAGGGCGTCGATGGCCGCGACCAGGGCCCCGCCGGAGGAGAAGAGCGGCTGGTCGACGCCCGCCCGGACCGCCGCGACCACGGCCTGCGGGAGCGTGTGGCTGTCGGTGATCGCGCGCATGCCGGTGAGGTCGTCGGTGTAGGTCAACCCGTCGAAGGGCCGCCCGCCCGGGTAGTCGCCGCTGCGCAGCAGCCGGTAGACCGCCGGATCGAGGCTCGAGGGCGTGCGCCCGTCGCCGAGGCCGGGGACGACCATGTGCCCGACCATCACCGCGCCGTCGACCTGCGGCAGGGCCGTCGCGTAGGGAGGCAGGTCATGCGCCAGCACCTGCTCCAGCGGCGGGGTGACCGCCAGCTGGTGGTGGGTGTCGCCGCTGGCCTGGCCGTGGCCGGGGAAGTGCTTGAACACGGGGGTGATGCGGGCGGCGGCCAGGCCCCGCGCGAACGCCGCCCCGTACTCGCCGGCCTGCACCGGGTCGGTGGAGAAGGAACGGTCGCCGACGACCTCCAGGCCGTGCGCGTCGACGTCGAGCACCGGCGCGAAGTCGACAGTCACGCCGTGCCAGCGCAGGACGTTGCCCAGGTCGGTGGCGTACCTCTCCACCTCCTGCGGGGTCATCTGCGTGGCCATCTGCCGCGGCGAGAGCCAGGAGCCGATGACGTGCTCGTGCCGCTGGACGCGTCCGCCCTCGTAGTCGATGGACACGGAGAAGGGCCGGCCGACGGCCTCCCGCAGGGCCACGATGTTGCGGCCCGGCGTGGTCAGCAGTTCGGGGTTCGCCCAGCTGGTGATGAAGATGCCGCCGACGCCCTGCTGCAGCTTCCACAGCGCGTCGTCGTAGTTGTCCACGCCGACGACCATGAGCGACGCGGCCTTCGCACGCTGCTCCTCCGGCACGCGGTCACGCGCGACGTCCTCCGGGGTGGGCGCGACGCTTGTCGACGTCCCCGAGCTCGTCCCCGTGCTCGTCGCCGGGGAGGAAGCTGCGGTGGTCGCCGAAGCACTCCCGGCGGGGACCGGGTCCGGCGTCGTCCCGGTGCAGCCGACGAGCCCCAGGGACAGGAGTCCGGCGAGCAGGCCGGCAGACGTGTACATATAACGGAGGGACCTCACGAGACGCACCCTAACAGGGTGCCCGCGGCGTCGATAGACTGACATACCGGACCACCCGCCCCAGACCCCAGGAACGTGATCCACCGTGTCGCAGCCTTCCACCATGCTCATCGCCTTCGACGGGTCCCGTGAGGCCCGGCGCGCCCTCACCCACGCGGCGCGTCTGCTGGCCATCCGGGAGGTGGAGATCCTCACGGCCTGGGAGCCGGTGCACCGCACGGCGGCCCGCGCGGTGGGCATGTCCGGCCACCACCAGGCGGAGTGGGTGACCGACGCCGAGCAGGACGACCCCGCCTACCTGCAGGCCCAGGACACCTGCCACGAGGGTGTGGCGCTCGCCCAGTCCCTGGGGCTGACGGCGCGGGCGCACCTGGTGGAGGCGTCCACCACGGTGTGGTCGGCGATCTGCGAGGCCGCCGAGGAGCTCGGTCCGGACGTCATCGTCACCGGTTCGCGGGGGGTGAGCGGGTGGCGGTCGCTGTGGCAGTCGTCCACGTCGGAGGGCGTGCTGCACCATGCGGGGATTCCCGTCCTCGTTGTTCCGCCGGAGTCCGGGGAGTAGGATGATCACCCATGTCCTACTCTTCCGGATCCGTTGACCGCCGCTCGGTGAGCTCGGTGATCGCCAGTGCGGTCGTCGGCGTCGCCCTCGGCGTGGTCTCGGTGATCGGTGTCGCCTCCTTCTCGGGGCAGGACACCGTCCCGCAGGGCAACGCCGTGCCCGCCGACGAGGCCCTGCTCGGTGGCCCGGAGTACGGCACCCGCGGCTAGCCGCCCATGCACCTCCTCGGCTGGGTCGTCCTCGGACTGGTCAGCCTCCTGCAGGCACCCGGCCGGGTCGCCGTCGACACCAAGCACGACCTCACGGCCGACCCCGCCGGTTTCCTCGCCCAGGCCACGCACGCGTGGACGGACACGTTCCCGCTGGGCCAGCTGCAGAACCAGGCCTACGGGTACCTCTTTCCCCACGGGGCGTTCTTCCTGCTCACGGAGCCGTTGCCCGACTGGCTGGCCCAGCGCCTGTGGTGGTGGCTGGTCCTGGGCGTGGGCTACTCCGGGTTCCTGCTGCTCCTGCGCCGCACGAACACCGGCACGCCGCCGTTCCGGGTGCTGGCCGCGTTCCTCTTCGCGCTCTCCCCGCGCACGCTGACCACGCTCACCGCGATCTCCTCGGAGACGTGGCCGGTCATGCTCGCGCCGTGGGTGATCCTGCCCTTCCTCGGCCGTCTCGGCCTGCGCGCGGTCGCCGCGGCGGTCATCCCGGTGGCGCTCATGGGGGCGGTCAACGCCACCGCCACGCTGGCCGCCTGCCTGCCCGCGGGTCTGGTGCTGGTGTGGCGGCTGCTGCGGCGTGACACCCACGCGCTGCCCACCCTCCTCGGCTGGCTCGCCGGCTGCGCCGCCGTCAGCCTCTGGTGGCTGGGGCCGCTGTTCATCCTGGGCCGCTACGCGCCGCCGTTCACCGACTACATCGAGTCGGGTTTCGTCACCACCCGCTGGCTCAACCTCATCGAGATCCTCCGCGGCACGACGAGCTGGGCGCCCTTCGTCGACACCGAGCGGGAGGCCGGGTTCCTGCTGGTCAGCTCCCCGACCTTCGTGCTGCTCACCACCGCCGTGGCGGCGCTCGGCCTGTGGGGTCTCACCCTGCGCAGCACCCCGCACCGCGGCCTGTGGGTCGGCATGCTGCTCGTGGGCGTCACCGTCCTCGGCGCGGCGCACGGCCCGCTCGGCCCCCAGTGGCTCGCGCTTCTCGACGGCCCCCTCGCCCCCTTCCGCAACCTCCACAAGTTCGACCCCCTGGTGCGCATCCCCCTGCTCATCGGCGTGGCTGGGCTGGGCACGCGGCTGCCGGTGCCGCGGACGCTGCACCCGGGGCGTCGGGAAGCGGCGGCCGTGCTGGTCCTCGTCGTGGGCGTCGCCGCCCTGGCCCCCGCCTGGTCGGGCCGGCTGCTGCCGCGTGGCACGTGGGAACACGTGCCCGGCTACTGGCAGGAGGCCGCGAACCTGCTCAACCGCGAGGCCGCGGGCACGCGCACGCTCATCGTCCCGGAGACGTCGTTCGCGCGGCAGACCTGGGGCTGGACCCGTGACGAACCCGCGCAGCCGCTTCTCGACGTCCCCTGGGCCGTCCGCGACGCCGTCCCCCTCGTCCCGCCCGAGGCGATCCGCGGGCTCGACGGGGTGATGGCCGTGCTCCACCACGACCCGGTCGCCGGCGCGGAGTCGCTGCGCCGCCTCGGCATCGGCGCCCTGCTCAACCGGAAGGACCTCGACGGCGCCGAGGAGGACGGGGGGCTGAACCTGCGGCCCCTCGCGCAGGCCACCGGCACCACGCTGCACCGCTTCGGCGGGGTCGAGGTGCTCATCCTCGACCCGCACGCCGACTGGACCCTCACCGAGCAGCAGCCGGTCCGGGTGGCCGGGGGCGGCGAGGTGCTCGCCGTGCTCGACATGCTCCACGGTCCCGGCCCCCGGGTGCTCGTCGACGGGGACGCGGAGATCGTCACCGACACCCCGGTGCTGGCGGTACGCAACTACGGCACGCTCGCGGGCGCGGTCTCCGCTCCCCTGGCCGGCCTCAGTGAGGGCGCGGACGTGCGCAACGCCGTCCCCGACTACCCCTCCGCCGGTCCCCGCACCCGCGTGGCGGAGCACGGCGGGCAGGTCACGGCCAGTTCCTCCGCCTCCGACGCCACCAGTTTCGGCGGGGCGGACCCGGCGCGCTCGCCCACGGCGGCCGTCGACGGCCACCCCGACACCGCCTGGTGGCCGAGCCCGGGCCCCGCGGAGGGGCAGTGGCTGGAGCTCACCCCGGAGCAGGTGATGCAGGACCCCGAGGTCACCCTCCACGCCACCGGGGAGACGGTCGTCGACGTCAACGGCACCGAGGTCGACCTCGGCACGGAGCCCGTCACCGTCACCCTCCCCGG of the Corynebacterium humireducens NBRC 106098 = DSM 45392 genome contains:
- a CDS encoding DUF2613 domain-containing protein, with translation MSYSSGSVDRRSVSSVIASAVVGVALGVVSVIGVASFSGQDTVPQGNAVPADEALLGGPEYGTRG
- a CDS encoding universal stress protein, which codes for MLIAFDGSREARRALTHAARLLAIREVEILTAWEPVHRTAARAVGMSGHHQAEWVTDAEQDDPAYLQAQDTCHEGVALAQSLGLTARAHLVEASTTVWSAICEAAEELGPDVIVTGSRGVSGWRSLWQSSTSEGVLHHAGIPVLVVPPESGE
- a CDS encoding VanW family protein, which translates into the protein MSQSNSQDKGGNGLRIALGVVVGLFALLGIVYGVDYALTKGDVPRGTTVGGVDIGGMSPAEAQAALERELGDTVNQPVRVEAGDRETEFIPASAGLSIDFADTVAQIGTEPLNPFPRLEGILGSGREAEIVSLVDDAALAPELERLHADLTAEPADGVVTLADGRVDVTDPVNGQEIDPAQLRERVTTDWLDPSGVEVDADITPPAIGRDAVQAAAEGDAAAAVSGPLTLHGRDDIDGVIEPARMGEVVTFVPEGRALRTELDLEAAQAILNETLADTEAKKQNAQINFSGGSRQITPSVDGVKLDWETTLEGVEKRLLSADAADREWDAVYEDEPATFTTEMAEVATFDQVVGEFTTSGYSAASGVNIAQVASVVHGAIVAPGDTFSLNGYTGPRGAAQGYVESGIIINGRAGEAVGGGISQFATTLYNAAYFAGMEDVAHTPHSYYISRYPAGREATVFEGAIDLQFRNNSQYPVRIETAVGGGDVTVRLTGVKTVTVESVNGGRWAPTQPRQQTVSGSDCIPSGGIPGFTTSDTRIIRDLSGNEISRETITTRYDPQPIVRCV
- a CDS encoding glycoside hydrolase family 3 N-terminal domain-containing protein, translated to MYTSAGLLAGLLSLGLVGCTGTTPDPVPAGSASATTAASSPATSTGTSSGTSTSVAPTPEDVARDRVPEEQRAKAASLMVVGVDNYDDALWKLQQGVGGIFITSWANPELLTTPGRNIVALREAVGRPFSVSIDYEGGRVQRHEHVIGSWLSPRQMATQMTPQEVERYATDLGNVLRWHGVTVDFAPVLDVDAHGLEVVGDRSFSTDPVQAGEYGAAFARGLAAARITPVFKHFPGHGQASGDTHHQLAVTPPLEQVLAHDLPPYATALPQVDGAVMVGHMVVPGLGDGRTPSSLDPAVYRLLRSGDYPGGRPFDGLTYTDDLTGMRAITDSHTLPQAVVAAVRAGVDQPLFSSGGALVAAIDALDEAVTRGEIPTERLDEAAYRVQLQLLRTGA
- a CDS encoding UDP-glucose dehydrogenase family protein, giving the protein MRMTVIGTGYLGATHAACMAELGHEVLGVDVDSAKIDSLSEGTVPFYEPGLPEVLTRNLESGRLDFTTDYQRAADFANVHFLGVGTPQERGSYAADLTYVYAVIRDLVPLLEGDHIIFGKSTVPVGTADELQKLADELAKPGTTVEIAWNPEFLREGYGVQDTISPDRIVLGVRRGETRAEEVAREVYAKSIAEGTPFLVMDTVTSELVKVSANAFLATKISFINAVAEICEIAGGDVTKLADAIGYDDRIGRKFLGAGLGFGGGCLPKDIRAFMARAGELGADQALTFLREVDTINMRRRDRVVQLARELCDGNLLGHRITVLGAAFKPNSDDVRDSPALSVAGSLSLAGAEVSVYDPKAMDNARKVFPTLGYTDSVEEALEGAELVVLATEWQQFRDLDPEVVGELVQRRTIIDGRNVLDVDKWQAAGWNIHALGRTL
- the dcd gene encoding dCTP deaminase: MLLSDRDIRSAINSGDLGIEPFEPANIQPSSVDVRMDRFFRVFNNSKYTHIDPKLQQDDLTSLVEVEEGEAFVLHPGEFVLASTLEKFTLPPNLAGRLEGKSSLGRLGLLAHSTAGFIDPGFSGYITLELSNVANLPMTLWPGMKVGQLALFRMSSPAEVPYGTGSLGSKYQGQRGPTPSRAYLNFPAE
- a CDS encoding alpha-(1->3)-arabinofuranosyltransferase domain-containing protein — translated: MHLLGWVVLGLVSLLQAPGRVAVDTKHDLTADPAGFLAQATHAWTDTFPLGQLQNQAYGYLFPHGAFFLLTEPLPDWLAQRLWWWLVLGVGYSGFLLLLRRTNTGTPPFRVLAAFLFALSPRTLTTLTAISSETWPVMLAPWVILPFLGRLGLRAVAAAVIPVALMGAVNATATLAACLPAGLVLVWRLLRRDTHALPTLLGWLAGCAAVSLWWLGPLFILGRYAPPFTDYIESGFVTTRWLNLIEILRGTTSWAPFVDTEREAGFLLVSSPTFVLLTTAVAALGLWGLTLRSTPHRGLWVGMLLVGVTVLGAAHGPLGPQWLALLDGPLAPFRNLHKFDPLVRIPLLIGVAGLGTRLPVPRTLHPGRREAAAVLVLVVGVAALAPAWSGRLLPRGTWEHVPGYWQEAANLLNREAAGTRTLIVPETSFARQTWGWTRDEPAQPLLDVPWAVRDAVPLVPPEAIRGLDGVMAVLHHDPVAGAESLRRLGIGALLNRKDLDGAEEDGGLNLRPLAQATGTTLHRFGGVEVLILDPHADWTLTEQQPVRVAGGGEVLAVLDMLHGPGPRVLVDGDAEIVTDTPVLAVRNYGTLAGAVSAPLAGLSEGADVRNAVPDYPSAGPRTRVAEHGGQVTASSSASDATSFGGADPARSPTAAVDGHPDTAWWPSPGPAEGQWLELTPEQVMQDPEVTLHATGETVVDVNGTEVDLGTEPVTVTLPGTHESLRVTLTEPVGLAEVTVAGHPLGRIVTVPDTSPDVRQFLFQRLTTDTGTLIRAFTAPRPLTLLLDAPGPVTLDDTEHAPGDLVELAPGPHTLRTDAAWVTLTEEGFDPSPAWEPTGPRLSAAPTDRLLVTGRAANPGLEATLDGVPLEPRTVDAATQAFLIPAGAAGTVTLSFAADGLYRGLLLGGGALALLTVLAAGAVLVFTRRREEPPREEEASRSLVLLGAATALLVAGWPGLLAAAATLVVRRITVIPAGLLAFSLVGVAGAWLARGPWPVADYAGDSTALALLLVAALTSLLPGSSRKT
- a CDS encoding YibE/F family protein, which encodes MGKHRSSGTPVSPWRRILLGFLVLSLLATVFGVWRLWPPAGEPQVSEEFATTFNLNHTQVSGTVELVDATACSSPSTGRAFDGSPVVPLEQSGQECERSLVTITSGPDEGRRTQLVHYGLPGEPHLREGDEVLLTATDGPEGTTYTFGDYQRAVPLAVWGVLIALMIVVFAAWRGVRALVGLVVTLLGIGVFLLPALLHGREPLALAVVAGSAILMVVVPLVHGVNWKSASALAGTLIALAVAAGLARAAIGTTHLRGLGSDDNLTILLYLPDVSIVGLLLCGFIIGALGVLNDVTVAQSSTVNELADLDPDASPWRLFLGAMKVGRDHISSMVYTLVLTYTGAVLPMLLLISVAQRPLTQTLTSDIVATELLRSGIGALALTLAVPLTTLIAAWTVPERAGRASTGV